The uncultured Bacteroides sp. DNA segment TTTTGTTCTTTTCGTTCTTATTCCTTTTGAGTAGCTGTGCTACAATGAAGAGTCTTGACGATAAAATGATGAAGATAACTGAAGGTATGTCTCAAAAAGAGGTGAAAGAGATCTTCGGCGCTCCTAATTTTAGACGTTTTGATAATGGTAGAGAGGAGTGGGAATATAGCTACACTACTGTGATCACGGATACAAAGATTTTTTTGATACGTTTTGAATCAGGTCGTGTTGTGGGAATGGACACCTTTGTTGTTCCTTACGAGCCTAACAGGGAAAATACCTTTATCAGGTAGGGAAATTCCTACGAACGATTAGAGAGAATCATTAGGGTAGGGGATTTCCTTACCCTATTTTTGTTGCATGGAAATTAATTTAAAAAGAAGGATATGCGTAAGTTAATAATCAGTTTCAGCCTTTTGCTGATAGTGGCACTTTCAATGAAAGCTGCGCCAATCTATGGCATTCGAATAGAGAGCGCCGAGAATCCGATAATTATATTCGTAGATGGAGTACAAATTTCTACTCCAACAATGAGTTGCTTTATTGCCAACCTGAGTCCGGGCAATTATCGAATAGAAGCCTATGAGGTAGAATATTTTGGAAGGAATGATTTTGAAAGGAAAAGGAATTTAATCTATCATAATCTAATTTATTTTTCCGGGAATGAGCTGAAAAATATTCGTATAGAGAGCAACTTTCCTACATTGCCTTCTCCTCGAGATAGGTGGACTGGGGCTCACTCAGATAGAGGGGTAATGGATAATAATACGTTTAGTAGTTTTTTATCCGCAGTGAAAGCAGCTCCATTTAAGTCGGATAAGATGGACCTGATTGAGACGGCAGTGCAGACTAGCGCATTCACTATCCAACAATGTAAAAGGTTGGTTGAACTGAATACTTTTGATGATGAAAAAATAGAAATGATTCAGTTGCTTTATCCTCGAATTGTAGATAAACAGAACTTCTTTATGCTGCTTGAGAGCCTATCTTTTATTTCTAGTAAGGATAAGATAAATGATTTTATAAAAGGATATAATAGTAAAGATAACTAAAAAACTGACAGAGATGAAACGAATGATGATTATTCTATTTGCCATCGGGATGACTGCCATGAGCAGCACAAGTATGGCCGCAATGAGCACTGGCAGAGTTCGCCAAGAGACTCGTTTTCTTACTGATAAGATGGCGTATGAGCTAAACTTGAATACCGCTCAATATAATGATGCTTACGAAATCAATTATAATTTCATCTACTCTATTCGTAACACGATGGACAATGTGGTGCGTGGAGAAGAGTGGGCGTTGAACGAATACTATTATTATCTTGACATTCGTAACGATGATTTGCGTTGGGTACTTAATGATTGGCAATACCGTCGTTTTATGAGAACAGATTATTTCTATCGCCCAGTTTATGCCAGTACTAATGGATGGTCTTTTAGAGTTTACATTAGGTATAGCAATCATGCCTTGTTCTATTTCGGTCGGCCAACTCATTACGCCACTTACAGAGGAGCTCACTTCCGTGATCGCTATGATGACGTGAGCTTTTATCGCGGGCGTTACAATCATACTGTATATCGAGAATCTCATAGCGTGAGAGACGACAGAGTTTATCATAACAATCGTCGGGCAGATTTTGGCAGGGTAGACATTCGCCCCAATTCGGATAGAAGATCTGATGGCAGAGACAAGATTTACTCTACTCGTCCAAGTAATGACACTCCATCTAGAGAGAGCAACACACGTCCTTCGTCTCCTACAAATAATAGAGATAGCCGTCGTATGGATGGCGATGGTAACACTAGCAATCGTCGCGAGAACAATAGTGAAACGATCCGCCGTAGTAATCAAGATGTAAAGAGGGATGTTGATAGTAGAAATAATCTTCGTTTAGAGCCTTCGAACAATAATCGTAGTAATGAAACTCCTGCTTCTTCGGGTAGCCGTAGAAATGCAACTGAAACGCGTTCTTCCTCCAATGAAGAGAGTCGTAGCACCGAACGCTCGAGTAGTCGCAGGTCAAACAGTAGTAATGCCCGTAGTGATGAAGGTACTCGTAGTTCGGCTGCCAGTAGGTCTAACTCAAATGAGCGTAGCCAAAGGGACAAATCACCGGAGGTTGAACGCTCGAGTAGCCGCACTCCTTCAAGAAGATAATACCATACAAAGCGTGTTGCTTGAGCACGTTTTTTGTCAAGAGAAGATTTGTACTATATTAACTGGTTAGGTATGGGTGCGAAAGGAAAAAGGTGTTTTTAGGGTAACAATAAGAGAAAAAACTTTTTCATTAGGAGTTATTGCGATAACAAATAAGCAAATGAGTGAAGAGAAACCGTCTTCCGACTGAAAAGAACCGTTCAGATGAGCCATCTGAACGGTTCTCTTGCTTCATCACAAGCGTGCAGACACAAAAAAAGAGAGAAGTTGCAACTTCCCTCTTTAACCCTATTTTAATCTGAATATACTTTATGATTACATTGACGAAGATAATACATTTACTTGCCAAAGTCAAGTGTTTCTGCTTTTTTTTGCTACTTTTGCCGATAGAATAAAAGCATTTAAGGATGAAAAACGTCTTTCTGTTTCTTGTTTTTAGTTTGTTATTTATCTTATTCCCTTCACTTCATGCGCAAGATCAAAGTCGGAACTCCGATAACTTGAATGAGCGTATCAGCTATCTGCGTGCTAAGAAAGATGATGGATATGCATTGAAAGAACTCTCTTTTCTTTATCTGGCAAAGGCTGATTATACAAAAGCCATCTATTTTGCGGAACAGCTCCGTAAATTCGGAGAGACTAAGTCTATTGATTATTTCCGTCTTTATTCTTATATCTATTTGGGGCAGGGAATGATGATGAAGGGCTACGAAAGACCTGCCAAATTTTATCTGAATAAATCTTTGTTATTAGCACAAGAATTAAAAAATGATTCTGCTCTCTGTTCGGTTTACAATGGCTTGGGCCTTTATTCATCGAATATAGAAATGGATTATTATCGATCTATTTCTTATTTCTTTAAAGGAGTGGAAGTGGCTAAGAGAGGAAATAATGAGCAGTTGCAGTCGTTGTTACTTTCCAACTTATCTGGCGTTTATTATCTGATGAATGATACCACAGGGCTTAAGTATGCGTTGGAGTGTTATGAGTTGGGACATAAAAGAAGTGATATATACACCATTATGTCCGGTGCCATGAATTCAGCTTATATGTATTATCTTAAAGGCAACTATGCCGAAGCATCAAAGTATGGCAAAGAGGCAGAATTCATTATGCTCCGAAATGACTTTCATGATCAATCCAATGTGTATAATTTATTGGGCTATATTTCAACTAAACAAGGGGATGATGTGCTTGCACTTAGTTATTTCGAGAAAGCTCTTGAGCTACAAAATCACGCTCAAACATCATCTGTTGTCAATGCATACCTCGGATACTCAAAAGTGCTGATCAACAAAGGAGATTATGACGAAGCCATACCATTGCTTAAAAAAGGTATTTCTATCTCGAATGATAGAAACAGTAGTACATATAGGCATCTTTTATACCAGACTCTTTCTAATTGTTACGAACGGAAACAAGACTATGCCAATGCCTTGGAGTACTATAAGAAGTATCGAGTGGAAAAAGATAGTATATTGACCGAAGAGAAAGAGCGTTCTCTGAATGAACTCAGAATCAAATACGATGTAGAAAAACAAGAGAATGAAATAGCTCATAGCAAATTGCATCTGCTACAAAATGAAAAGAAAGTTCAGTTTCTTACTTTCGGCTTTCTGTTGATTTTTGTTGCGCTCGGCTTTACTTATTATCTTTATATAAGGAAGAATCGTTTGTTTCTTAAGATTGTGGAACAGAATCAGGATGCGATCAGGCGCGAAGAGAACCTGCGTTTTGAGATAAGAAGACTTAAGAATGAGGAACAGAAAGACAAAGTAGATGTCACTGGAAAATATGCGGCATCTTCATTGACCGATGAGAAAACGGTAGAGCTCTATTACCTGCTTAATCAGCTGATGTTAGAAAAAAAAGTGTATAAGGATCACTTTATAACGAAAGAAAAGGTTGCTGACATGCTTAGTACTAACCGTACTTATCTATCTCAAGTAATCAATGAGCAGAGTGGGAAAACATTTACGCACTATATAAATTCGTTCAGAGTGGAAGAAGCTGTTCGTGTTTTGTCCGATGCGAATAACAATATACCACTTAAGGCACTTTCTTCTGAACTAGGTTTTAATTCAATTTCCACCTTCTATAATGTCTTTCAATCAGCCGTCGGCATGCCTCCTTCTCTATATCGCTCGAAGGTTCTTTCCATTCAAAAAGGCAGGCAATAGCCAATTGTACTATCATATTTATTCCAATAACGACAATTGCCGTTATTGGATGCCTGTTTCGAAGATCTTTTTGAATCTTTATTCTTTTATTTGCAATCATTAAATCGTGTTTTGGCTTTTATTCTATAAATACCATAATGATGGGATTTTTGCTAGGGTAGATTTATTCTAGCTTTGAAGGCAAAATAAAACGCTGTAATTTTAGTTAGGAATAAGTGTGTAAAAGGTTTCTTGTTTTAAGTATGATGGTTACTAACAGTAAATGCTAGGTTGATATGAGAAAAAAGATTATTGTTTTATGTGGTATGGTGCTGATGTTATTATCAGGCACTCACGAAGTCTTTGCCCAAAATGTTGGCAGAGCTTCCGGAATAACTGTTCGCGGAACAGTAAGTGATGTAGACGGGGAACCTTTAGTTGGAGCTACGATTAGGATAGCAAACTCAAAAAATGTTTCTTCAGGAGCAATTACAGATATGGATGGGAAATATTCTATATCTGTACCATCGGAATCAGCTGTGCTTGAATTCTCCTTTGTAGGATTTGCTAATCAAGCCTTGAAAGTAGGCACAAGTAGAATCTTGAATATCGTTTTGAAAACTGATGATCAATTACTTGATGAGGTGGTGGTAACAGGCTATCAAACGATTTCAAAAGAGCGGGCTACGGGTGCTTTTTCTAAAGTAAGTGGAGAGAAATTGCAGGAACAACGACTTAATAGTTTGAGCACTTTGCTCGAAGGACGGGTTGCAGGTTATGCAAATGGTCTTGTACGTGGTACTACAACAATGAATGGAGTGACGAACCCACTTTATGTAATTGATGGCTTTCCGGTAGAAAGTACTCGGTATACTCCCCAAGGAAATCTTATCGAGAATATTCCTGATTTGAACATGGAAGATATAGAGAGCATAACTGTGTTGAAAGATGCGGCTGCTGCTTCTATTTACGGTGCGCGTGCAGCCAACGGCGTAGTAGTAATTGTGACAAAGAAAGCATCTAAAGGAAGAACCGAAGTGTCTTTCTCAAGTACCTTCACATTTTCTCCTTATTCCTTTTATAAAGATCGCCTGACCAACTCGGCTGATGTTATTGATCTTGAAAAAGAGTGGGCAGAGAAGAATCCTAATTTGCAGGGAAGTGGTGCTTCATCTTATGCCGCTAATTTATTGAAATACAGAGTTTATACGAACCAAGGTATTACGGCTATCTTGAATGCTTATGCAGGAAACTCAACACAAAATGAAATGAATGCAACACTGAATGCGCTTTCTGCTAAAGGTTATAATTATTATGATGATACGAAGAAATATACCAAAACAAATCCTTTCTATCAGCAATATAACTTAAGTATCGGTAAGGCTACAGAGAAGAATAACTTTAAAGTTTCACTAACTTATAAGAATAATCAATATGAGAATAAGTATTCAGATGATAGTTCTTTTGGGCTGAATATTATTAACTCTACGGATATTACAGATTGGTTGAGACTTGATGTGGGCAGCTATACAAAGTATACCAATGCTACCACTCAGACTTATGACCCATTGTCCCCCGGTTATACTTATATGCCTTATGACGGATTGGTTGATGCTCAAGGAAATCCTTATATTTCTACGGCCGAATCTCGCTATAGTCAGGATATTGTAGATAGAATTAAGACAAATAGACTTTATAGCATGAATATAACTCCGCTGGATGAAATTGGGCGGAATCTGGGAAAGGAAAAAAACTTCTTGAATAGATCATTTGTTAAATTGAACTTCAAATTAACAGACTGGTTAAAATACGAAGCGATGTTTCAGTATGAGTATGGAGTAGATAGGTATAATAAGCTCTCCGATAAAGAGTCGTACAGTGTACGTTCGAAGGTGAATGGCTTGGCTACCGCTTCTGCTAATGGTCAGACAACCTATAATTTGCCTTATGGAGATATTAATTATGATAGACGGCAATACTCGTCTGCTTACGGTTTCCGCCAGCAATTGAATTTTAATAGAACCTTTGCCGGGAAGCATGATTTGGCTATGATTTTGGGATCAGAAATTCGTAGCACAAAATTGGAATACAAGGACGAAATTCAATATGGCTATGATCGTGAAATGCTGAGCTATATTCCTATTGATGCTGCTTCTTTATTGAAAAGGTACAATGGATTGTTGGGAGGGCGTTTTTATTCTTCGGATTTAGGCTTTCAGAAAGAGAACGTTGACCGTTTCGTTTCATTCTATGGCAATGCGGCTTATACATATGATGATAAGTATACGGCTTCAGGAAGTCTTCGTTGGGATCGCTCTAATCTCTGGGGTACCGATTCAAAGTATCAGAATAAACCTATTTGGTCTGTAGGTGCATCTTGGAACATCAATAAAGAAGATTTCTTTCATGTTAGTTGGGTAGATATGCTTAAGTTCCGCCTCTCTTATGGTATTGGTGGAAATGTTGCTAAGAATGCAGCTCCATATTTAACCGCTTCTTATTCTACAAATCCTAATGTTGGTGGTACCAAGGGAACTGTGGGTTCTCGGCCTAATCCTGAGTTGTCTTGGGAGAAAACAACAACGACGAATGTGGGCGTTGACTTCTCTCTGTTTAAGAATCGTTTGAATGGTTCTGTGGAATATTATGATAAGAAGGGAGTAGACCTTTTGGCTAATGCCAACGGGGTACCTACTGAAGGATTTGGGTATTCTACCTATAAAATAAATAACGGAGAGATGACTAATCGAGGCGTAGAATTAAGTCTTTCAGGAGATCTTATTCGCACAAAGGATTTTTTGTGGAATGTAAACTTAATGTATGCATATAATAAAAATAATGTGACTTATGTAAATGTAAAGGCACCTATGTACATTTTACAACTGGATTATCCTTCGTCACATCCACGTGTTGGCACTCCTTATAATTCTATTTATGGCTATAAATGGGCTGGGCTAAATGAAAAAGGTCTACCACAGGTTTATGACGAAAATGGAGAAAAGACAACTACAGCACCAACGAGTCTTGATGCCATTCATGATTTAGGTTCAACCGTTCCTTCTCATACAGGTTCTTTGGGTAGCTCATTGCAATACAAAGATTGGCAAATGTCTTTTATAGTCATTTATCAATTAGGGCACAAAATCAGGAATACAGATTTACCCTATTTGCAAAGTACGTATAACAGTTCGATGGGACAATACATGACATCGATAGGGGCTGTGAACAAGGATATAAAGAATCGTTGGAAGACTGCTGGAGATGAGGCTCATACGGATGTACCGGCTGTGATTTTTGCCGAAAGCTCAGACTATTACTACGGAAGTTATTCGGTGTATTCTTATGCGGACATTAACGTATTAGATGCTTCCAATATTCGTTTAAGCAACATTTCTCTCTCCTATCGTTTGCCACAAACGTTTTGCAAGAAGATCTTTTTGAAGAATGCTCGTCTTCAGTTTAATGTGGAGAATCTTTATACTTTCGCATTTGAGAAAAGGGCGAAGTATCTACTGGGGGGATACAATTCACCTAACTACGTCTGGGGACTTTATTTGAACTTTTAATATTGAAGCAGTAACATTATGAAAACTAAAATATTAACATCTACGCTTTGGGTATTCTTTATTGGGATAAGCGTGCTCTTTTCTTCTTGTGACGGTTTCTTGGGTATTATGCCTAAAGGTGCCAAAACTCCTTCTACCTTAGCTGATTATGAAGCTTTTATCAGGGACGAATATACAAATCAAAGAACAGACATAACGCAAGCGATTCTGTTGCTTAATGATAAGTTTGAAACTGCATCTAATTATAATTACTATCCGCTTTATAAAGCGAATTATTTCTGGGATGAGTCTGCTAATCGTATCGAATTGAATAGTAGCGATGAAGCGACCTATTATAGTGGATATGCAGCTATCTCTAGTTGTAATCTTATTATAAAGAATGCATCGTCTGCAACTGAGGCAACTGATGCCGAAAGAAATGAATTGACAGCGCAGGCCAAAGTCATCAGAACGGTGGTCTACTTTGTTTTGGCAAACTATTATGCGGATACGTATGATGAAGCAACTGCTGCTACTAAATTATCGGTTCCTTTGATTGAAAATGCTGATTTGAATGCATCTTATACGCAAGTAAGTATTCAGCAGATTTATGATTATATGCTTAAAAATTTAGAAGAGGCCTTACCCTATCTGCCTCATGCGGGGGCAACTGTATTACATCCTACGATTGGAGCAGCGTATGCCATGTATGCTCGAATTTATTTACAGATGGGCAACTATGCATTGGCTTTGCAATATGCCGACAAGGCTTTGGTCGAAAATAGTGCTTTATACGATTGGACAGCTTACTATGAAGCCAACAAAGCTCAGATAGAGAATGCAACTTCTTATACGCCTACTACTTCTCCTATGGGAATTGACAATGTGGAAAATTACTATTTCCGTCATGGTAGTAAAGATGGCGCTAGTTCAGAGTTAAAGATACAGGTTGACAGAGTTGCTCGTTTTGAAGCGGGTGATGCCCGTATGGCTGCTCGTTGGAAGCTTGAGAAAATTGGAGTTGACACTTATTATAAAAGTACACTGAGCGGTTTGTTTAACTATGGTGGTCTCACCACTACGGAGGTTTATCTTATCAAGGCAGAGTGTCTGGCTCGTAATGGTAAATATAGTGATGCAATGAGCGCACTGAATACTGTTCGTCAAAAGCGTATTCTTGCAACTGTTTATCAGCCGTTAAGCGCTTCTACGGAGGAACAGGCAATGCAGTATATTCGTCGCACAAAAGAGAATGAATTGATATTCTCTATTGTTCCTTTTGCTGATGCTCGTCGTTTTAATAAAGAAACTAAATATGCCCGTACGTTAAGTAAAGTGGTAGATGGTAAGACATATACGCTTTCTCCTACTTCACATTTGTGGACTATGCCTTTCCCTATGGGAGCTACTAGTAACTCGGGAAATGGAACTCTTACTCAAAATGTAGATAAATAACTAATAAAGATCAATGATGAAATTAAAAATGCTTTTTGGAGCAATCGCTCTTTTTTTTACTTTGTCTTCATGTGCTCAAATTCCTGCCGGAAGCTATCTAATAGAAGGTAAACTGGATGGACTGATGGAAGGTGCATCTTTGGAGTTGCTACCTGGTGCAACTCATAAGGACGAGAAACCTGTGGCTATATCTAAAGTTGGAGCGGATGGAACTTTCTCTTTTAAAGGCAGCGTTCCTTCTCCTCGTATGTTTTATCTCCATGTGGCTGATTCATATGGACTTTTTAAACTGGTAATAGGTAACAATAAAATTGAAGTGTCAGGTCAAGTTTCTGTTACTGATAGGGAGGGCCGGAAGGTTTATGACTTTTCAAAAGTTAGTGCTAAAGGTAGCGCTGTCCATGATGAATATTTGAAGAAGATAGCTCCTCGTGCTGCTCTTGATACTACCTATCAGAATTATCATAAAAAGTATGAGGTTGTATTTAAAGCGATGCAAATGGCTAGAGAGATGAAGAACAAAGCGGCATATGATTCAATTGCCACTTCACCTGCCGGTCAGGCATTTAACAATGCGAAAAGGCTTTCTTCGATTCGGTATCATCTATTTCAAATGCAGTCATTTTGAGTAATAAAGACTCATGGTGGGGCCCTTTGCTAATGATGGATGTTATGAGTTATTTAACTGAAAATGAGAAAGCTACCTATGAAAAGTTTTCTCCAGATGCAAAAGACAGTTATTATGGCAAGCTTGTTAAAGAGGAGCTGTATCCTGTAGGTTTTGTCGGTAAAAAGGCACCTGCTTTTGTTGTTATCGATGGACTAGGAAAAGAAGTGAAGTCTGCGGAACTAATGAAAGGGAAGAAATATATTCTAATTGATTTTTGGGCTTCGTGGTGTAATCCTTGTCGTAAGGAGATTCCGAATTTGAAGAATTTATATGGAAAATATGCTTCAAAGGGATTGGAAATAATTAGTATCTCTATAGATAAAAAGGAGGCTGATTGGAAAAAAGCAATGGACGAAGAAAAGCTTCCTTGGCTTAGTTTTTTGGATAAAAAAGATATATCAACCTTCTATAAAGTGAAATTAATTCCGGCTGTTTTTTTAATCGATGAACAGGGAATAGTCTTGAGCGACAAACTCCGCGGAGAAGAGCTTGCCACCAAACTGGAAGAATTGTTTCGTTAATTCTCTCCGGCGTTAACTATTACGCTGTCTTTAGTAATTGATAGATCATTGCGGGCCGGGCCTGTAATCTTTATGTCGGGGCGGATACTATCCGCCTCGGCTTCGTTTAATAAGCCTTTGGCTTTGAGCCTTGCTGCAATGAGCCGATAATATCCTCCCAAGTATTCTTTTAGCTTCATGTCTGAAGTAAATGAACTACGGAAATGTTTTGGTTTTGGGATGATGGAGGCCAGAAAAATACTTTCTTCTGCCGATAGCTGAGAGGGACGTTTGTTGAAGTAATAGGTTGAAGCCTCTTGTATACCATAGATGAGTGGACCCCATTCGGCTATGTTCAGATAAACTTCGTACATGCGGTGCTTGGAGGTTAATCCTTCGGTTTCGATGAGCCATACAATCAGTGCTTCTTCCAGTTTGCGGGCAATATTCTTACGACGGTTTAAGAAAACGTTCTTAACCAATTGCATGGTGATGGTACTGCCTCCACGGGCAAAACGCTTCACCTTCAGATCGTGAATGAGTGCTTCGCGCATGGGGCCGGGTAAGAAGCCTTTGTGGTAAAAGAAAGCCCCGTCTTCACTCTGTAGAACAGACATCTGCAGCAAGGGCGAAATACTGTCGAGTGGGGTGAAGTGTTCATAAGAAGGACCAATCGTAAATGTACGTACGGGTGCTCCATTTTCATAAGCGGTGTAGGTGAATTCCTGCGACATCTTGCTTAAATTAGTGGTACCATACTTCACGATGTGGAAATCTTTGTGACGAAGTTCTGATTCAAACTTTAGACTGTCTAGTCGGGCAAAGTCCACATCAAGCAGGAAATGATAGGCCAGCGATCCACTGGCTTGGAGGCCTTCCAGATTAGAAAATAGTCCTTTAGGCAAAGAACTGAAGAGCTCGTCGGCAGGAAACCAAGATTTGTTTACGGAGGCAGTGAAGTGCCATTTTTCTTGCTGTTTTTGAGCTCGCAGGTAAGGATGGAATTGGATTTTGTTGAAGCCTGCGGTACTGGTGCTGTCTAATTCGATATAGTTGCTTCCCACATTGATACGATAGGTTAACCGTCCATGGTCAAGGTTGATAATATCGGGTGAGAGTGCTTGGTGATACAGGCTTAACCCACAAATTTCAGCTTTACCACTTAGTGCTATTTCGCTACTGCTTATTGTTTCTTTATTGAGACTGTAGGCCAGTGTGTCGAACATCACTTCGGCTTCGAGTCTGCGAGTGAGGTAGGGAAGTAGTATTTTTTTTCTTTCACGTGAGTAAAGTTCGGCTTGCAATACATGGTGTGATCGATTTAGTTCTCCACGGGTAGCCCATCTTTGGGAGGTGTTATTCTCTCGCACATTTATATCAGAACGGAAACGGTTCTCTTTTATGATCAGTGAAGGAATGTTTACGGAAACAAAGTTACTGTCTCTTCGTTGTACGATGTTTAGGTGGCTAATCTCTCCGTTCTCAGGTAAAAGATTGAATGCCAATTCTGTTAACTCATCGACTTGCTTGGCGTAGTTACTTTGTTTGTTTTCTGTCGTATTTTCATTTGTTTTCTTACGGAAAAGGAAGTCGTAGTTGGCTATTGAATCCTTTTTCGTGAAGTAAATACTCAACTTATCTATGCGTACATTTTGCACTTCCACATCACCTTCAAGTAGTGCCCAGAGGCTGAAGCGTACACCCATCGATTGCATATTCAGAAGTGTATCTCGTCCAATAGGAACGATGGAAAGACCTTTTACGCGTATATTGTTCATTCCCTCCATCTTCAAAGAACGATATTTAATGGAT contains these protein-coding regions:
- a CDS encoding biosynthetic peptidoglycan transglycosylase, translating into MNKRRKKNIILTAIIIVTILMLAAIGIYLGRNSLLRMMVNKKTSAAEKEYGLSIKYRSLKMEGMNNIRVKGLSIVPIGRDTLLNMQSMGVRFSLWALLEGDVEVQNVRIDKLSIYFTKKDSIANYDFLFRKKTNENTTENKQSNYAKQVDELTELAFNLLPENGEISHLNIVQRRDSNFVSVNIPSLIIKENRFRSDINVRENNTSQRWATRGELNRSHHVLQAELYSRERKKILLPYLTRRLEAEVMFDTLAYSLNKETISSSEIALSGKAEICGLSLYHQALSPDIINLDHGRLTYRINVGSNYIELDSTSTAGFNKIQFHPYLRAQKQQEKWHFTASVNKSWFPADELFSSLPKGLFSNLEGLQASGSLAYHFLLDVDFARLDSLKFESELRHKDFHIVKYGTTNLSKMSQEFTYTAYENGAPVRTFTIGPSYEHFTPLDSISPLLQMSVLQSEDGAFFYHKGFLPGPMREALIHDLKVKRFARGGSTITMQLVKNVFLNRRKNIARKLEEALIVWLIETEGLTSKHRMYEVYLNIAEWGPLIYGIQEASTYYFNKRPSQLSAEESIFLASIIPKPKHFRSSFTSDMKLKEYLGGYYRLIAARLKAKGLLNEAEADSIRPDIKITGPARNDLSITKDSVIVNAGEN